A window of Parasteatoda tepidariorum isolate YZ-2023 unplaced genomic scaffold, CAS_Ptep_4.0 HiC_scaffold_877, whole genome shotgun sequence genomic DNA:
ttcattaatggCATTCCATACTCATTATCTGGAGAATAATCAGAAGTGTCATATAGATGAACACTATCTTTcatatcaaaataaacattagaGGTTTTTATGTCGTATATAAAACTATCCGTGTCTatgtacaataatttaattcgaTCAtgatattttggtttcatttcgTTGTAATGGAAACTATACATTAATGTTTTGGAAATTTCCATTATACACATACCGATTACCATAGGTTTATTGAATTCTAAATGCGTTTTTCGCATATGAAAAGCTGCAAGGTTTTCACCAAATATTGTTCGATCCTCAAAGTTTGGCTTCGCGATAAGTTTATCCGCCTTTCTTCCATTATTGCATAGTTTAACATTAACACGATTTCTTATATTTTCCATAGTTTTACCAAAAATAGAGTTATTCATTAACTTGTAGAAATTTCTTTGGAATTCGCTCTTAGCTGTGGATCTTTCATGTGTGTTTAGGTCTATATAAGTTTTTAACCAGGGGGCTTGTTTAAATTCTAATACTCtatgaactttttttagtttcattccTAAGGCTaaacattgctttaaatttctgtaGTGCATgacgtaattatttttatcaaatagtgTGGTGATAAGTCGTCTTTCTCTACATCCAGGAGGAACCCTACTTTCAGGTGCCAGTGGAAGATCTGAATGATCATCGTGTAAGTTTTGAGGATAAATCAGATCCACCTCGAGAATGTATCCTAAAGGACTTTCATCTGAAATTTCTCTTACATCAATATCAGCAGGATTTATccatttaaaatcacttaaaggCAAGCTTTGGGACATAGCCCACCCGTAGAGATTATTTGCGTCCAAATATAACAAGTAATTTGTTGGTAAGTTTGCATCATAATCGAGTATATAGGGATTATTTGCTTTTCCATATCTGTGGGAGCATTGGGAGATTCCGCCCCTTATTCCTTTCTCAACAAAAAGAAGCATATCATAATCTTTTAACAGCTCTATTTTTACATCTGTCATCTTTAACATTGCATCCCAAGAGAGACCAGGGGAAGTAAAATACCAGGAGGGGTCTAAGtgatatgtttttaaacaaactttccggatattttgaaaaatatccgtTGACAACAGAacatcagtttttaaatatagatcCGAATATTCACccattgttttaatattaaaagtattccaCACGCGTTTAGCATGCTCATAATCCTGATCGGAAATTGGTACTTCGTCTAAGTGGttaaaaaatgcatcttttGAGGGGAGTGACGTCTCATCAAATTTTTCTACACAATTCATGTAATCATAAGGGTAAACACCCTTCCTCAAAACCAAATCAACCTTATCTGCAGGAAAGAAATTTCTTATTGTGTAATATTCATCCGGACATAAATTCTTTGCAAGTGTATCCAAGCTGCTAGGTAAGAATCTAAAGGTatctaaaaatcttattttgaaaccatttttaagtttctttgaaAATGAGATATACTTCTCTGTTGTCTGCGGAATTACATCAATGTCCCCTTCATCTGCACCTAGTTCTGTGATGAAAAGGTGGCTGTCATATCCtgacaaattatgtaaaaaaataggtaaaaagtCTGGCGTCGTGGCCTTTAGATTGCAGTTGTTACAGCTTGCACCTCTATAAAAACCACTAACGTGACAATGGTCTCTAACctacaattaaatatataattattaaactaaaagaataaGCGCATGTTtgaacttttctaaaaaaataatttcgtagTAATCCATACACTTTTAAAAGTGCTTCATTTGCATACacgaataaattataattagttatagTAAACTAGagcaattatttgttattataatattttaaactattttgagtaaattttaaattataaagtttatttcaaattataaagttttttttcaaattataatgattatttgcaattataataggctattaaataacattaattacatTCCTAAAACATAACtcgaaatagtaaaaattatttaaataaaagtagaagatgataaactaataaaactgtATGAAAATATAGTTACCTTATAATTATCTTGTGTGAATTCGTTTCCGCACATGTAACACACTGTCGCTGCTTCATACTTTGTAAGTTCTTCCGAGGTAAGAACATGCATAGCCTTTGGATTTTTGTAGATGTTTTGGACTGTATGCGCAATTTTTTGTACTTCAACAAAAAAGACTTTAGCGGCATCCATCCCTCTGTATAAAATTGGATCTCTAaaagttccatcaaaagaaTGAATGTATAGGCAAAAACTGATGGGTTGATGTTTCTGGTAAGCATTTGTAAAGGATTTTGCACTGTTTGGCTCGCAAGTGTCAATAGGCGTCGTGATACATTCAAAGTCTGCGTATCCGACGAAAGGTACCTCGAAAagatttttaacgtttttaaaatatacatatggATCTTTTGGCATTTCCACTCTTACGGCGTCATGACTGCTACAGTCCTTTTTATGCTTTTGAAGTGTAGATTCTGTAGTAAAATGAAGCAAACATCTCctgcaaataaaagtttttccatTGTGCTTGGAAATTTGTGAGCTGATAAGTTTCGATAAGTCTTTAATCCATGCGAAGTGTGTATTCCCACTTTCAGATAAATAAAGGAGATCGACATGATTTTGTTTTTCGTCGTCGGTAATGAAAAGCggaaaaactttgtttttttcatcTAATCCATACACATTTATTGATATGTTGttgttcttttcaaattttctaacatCTGTTAACTTGACAGGAAAATCTATACCCGTAAAGTTCAATTCTTCAGTGAAAGCCTCGTAAGATGATGTACGATCACTGTGATCATTTGAAGGATATAAAGCTGAAAGCACAGCCCATTGAAAGCATTTGTTATCTCTATTATTCACATTTATGATTgcatgcttatttttaataaatctgggTAAATCTATGTATTGGGAAGCGTACAAAGGGTTGAATTTGTTTATGcgaatttctaaataaagaatCTCGCTTAGTGTCCATCCACTTCCTTTTGATTCGAAATCAGTAGTTTCAGATAATAGTTTGTCTACAACATTGGTATATAGTTCCTGCAGATCTGTACTTAAGAGTACAACagtgtttttagttttaaagtctttttctTCCGTAATCACTCCACCGTCAGAAGCTTTCTCATAAATGCagagaaaaaaacagtttacttTTAACTGATTTTCAACCAATGCTTCTGATACGGAATCAATAAATACTTTCCGTTTTGATTCTAAATAGTCTCTGATATCTAATATCCCATCTGGATTTTCCAATCTAATTGTCTTTAAACGACTTTGAAATGCTGATTCTAAAATCATTGGGTTATCAACATTTCCAATTGGTCTCGCTTTCTTCGATCGAGAATTATCCGTTGTTGTTGATACAATTTTACGCTTTGGTACACGTTCATGTGTTTTCACGTGTCTTGACAAAATATCACTTCTATTAAATGATAGTCCACAAACACTGCAAACAAACGAAGCATTTTCATGCTTTGCTCTGTGATgacgtaaataattttttctcgcaGAAAAAGTGGCATCACAATCCTCACACTGTATGCGTTCTTTTACTTCCATATTAGAACAAGAacgatacaaatttaaaaataaaaaaaacgaagttaTCCAGGAGTAAGTCCATAAGCAAACAGCTACATGCTATATACAACAAGCACCTCTAAACACAAATGAACAACGACGAGCGATTCTGCACACAAGTTGTTACAAACTAGTATAAACCGGAATGAGATATGAGTAATGAGTTTTAATTCTAGTTTAAGCAGGAGTAACTTCATATTACACAAAAGAACCCCCAAGAAGCTGATAGATAAGGAACATCCATGCTGTTTCTCAAACACTCACCCCCTTCATTTCCCACCCATTCATATTCCTTCCATATTCAATTCAATAGAATATGAAtggatatgaaataaaaaggggAATGCTTGAAAAGTCTTGAATCACTCATTTGATCTGGCAagttatattatgtatttatctCTGAGTAgggaaaagatttaaaagatgtgtgaataaaaagaataagataaaagaaagattttttttttaatatttttttttaaataaattaatttaataagcgtattgagttcaaaattgaaaaatattagagttgctttaaaaagtttaatggaaaaaaatatttaattacaatttttaagctaaatttgAACACGATTTTTTTACACTATAAATTCAATACATATAAGGTATAACTGTAGCGGATGCAGTTACCAttctaataaagtaaaataaataatacccaatgagaaaaatttgaaacagtCGCGTGACGAACGTGTCAGTGAAAAGAGCTGAATTCAATACTATCACGTCATAGACCAAGACCAACCTTGTTGAATCTTGTTTGAATTGGATATCTCACGATTTGTAACGTGTAAAAGTGAAAGTAACATTACGTCATCAATTTAGAAGTGTCATTGCGGAGCCGTTGCCAtcctataaatataaataaagtgttGCCAccactataaaataatattaaaatcaaaactgaaaGTATAAATTCAAAGTAGTCAGTTCGTAAAGCGGGCAGAAATAGTCAGTGGTGCCTTGTCATTATGAGATCAATAAAAagatgaaactaaaattttatccgTAACCGCCAGCGAgtcttaatttatttccttaaaaccATAAGTTTTCTTTGTATCTGTATGCGTCCATGGGATactggttagcgtgcctgacaaATCAGTATCCCATGGAAGCATTTTGTCCTAGAGATTGTGAGTTCGAATCCTGAATTAAATAcatgcatttatattatttatttataataaataaattttttctactttaaatgaacgaaattagtaaatattttattcactagATGGCGCCACCAATATaagatattcatattttttaaattagtagctATTTTAATCACTAGATGGAGCCACGAGCGGCGtctacatattttgaaaaccgAAACTAAAAATTGGTGCTGCCATccttaaataagaaatttaaattaaggagTGTTGCCaccactgaaaaataatattaaaaatcgaaACCAAAACTAAAAGCGGATAATCAAgtgggcagaaataagcaagcgggcagaaataagcaagcGGGCAGAAATAGGAggtaaatgacttttttttgaaaaccgAAACTAAATTAGGTGTTGCCACCGGAAGTAAGGAATTTTGGAAACCGAAACCAAAACTAAAGCAGGAGGCGAACAACTCAACTCTACTCAGCAGCAGGAGGCGAACAACTCAACTCGACTCCGCAATGA
This region includes:
- the LOC107436112 gene encoding uncharacterized protein, which codes for MEVKERIQCEDCDATFSARKNYLRHHRAKHENASFVCSVCGLSFNRSDILSRHVKTHERVPKRKIVSTTTDNSRSKKARPIGNVDNPMILESAFQSRLKTIRLENPDGILDIRDYLESKRKVFIDSVSEALVENQLKVNCFFLCIYEKASDGGVITEEKDFKTKNTVVLLSTDLQELYTNVVDKLLSETTDFESKGSGWTLSEILYLEIRINKFNPLYASQYIDLPRFIKNKHAIINVNNRDNKCFQWAVLSALYPSNDHSDRTSSYEAFTEELNFTGIDFPVKLTDVRKFEKNNNISINVYGLDEKNKVFPLFITDDEKQNHVDLLYLSESGNTHFAWIKDLSKLISSQISKHNGKTFICRRCLLHFTTESTLQKHKKDCSSHDAVRVEMPKDPYVYFKNVKNLFEVPFVGYADFECITTPIDTCEPNSAKSFTNAYQKHQPISFCLYIHSFDGTFRDPILYRGMDAAKVFFVEVQKIAHTVQNIYKNPKAMHVLTSEELTKYEAATVCYMCGNEFTQDNYKVRDHCHVSGFYRGASCNNCNLKATTPDFLPIFLHNLSGYDSHLFITELGADEGDIDVIPQTTEKYISFSKKLKNGFKIRFLDTFRFLPSSLDTLAKNLCPDEYYTIRNFFPADKVDLVLRKGVYPYDYMNCVEKFDETSLPSKDAFFNHLDEVPISDQDYEHAKRVWNTFNIKTMGEYSDLYLKTDVLLSTDIFQNIRKVCLKTYHLDPSWYFTSPGLSWDAMLKMTDVKIELLKDYDMLLFVEKGIRGGISQCSHRYGKANNPYILDYDANLPTNYLLYLDANNLYGWAMSQSLPLSDFKWINPADIDVREISDESPLGYILEVDLIYPQNLHDDHSDLPLAPESRVPPGCRERRLITTLFDKNNYVMHYRNLKQCLALGMKLKKVHRVLEFKQAPWLKTYIDLNTHERSTAKSEFQRNFYKLMNNSIFGKTMENIRNRVNVKLCNNGRKADKLIAKPNFEDRTIFGENLAAFHMRKTHLEFNKPMVIGMCIMEISKTLMYSFHYNEMKPKYHDRIKLLYIDTDSFIYDIKTSNVYFDMKDSVHLYDTSDYSPDNEYGMPLMNKKMLGKMKDECKGRIMTNFIGLRSKMYTFRIGSKETKKLKGVKKSAIKNKITYEDYEKCLFEDRNLFTSMNLIRSKKHDIFSVTTNKLALSSRDEKRVILNNKINTLPHGHYSLQE